The following proteins are co-located in the Micromonospora viridifaciens genome:
- a CDS encoding PadR family transcriptional regulator yields the protein MDTPLREPTYLILTALAAEPLHGYGIIGEVSALSDGRVALRPGTLYGALDRLVDAGLVEVDREEVVDGRLRRYYRLSPSGDATLAAETERMRRNVEAATARLRRRAAARTGAHLAGGLA from the coding sequence GTGGACACTCCCCTACGCGAACCCACCTATCTGATCCTGACCGCGCTCGCCGCGGAGCCGCTGCATGGGTACGGGATCATCGGCGAGGTCAGCGCCCTCTCCGACGGCCGTGTGGCCCTGCGCCCCGGCACCCTCTACGGCGCCCTGGACCGGCTGGTCGACGCCGGTCTGGTCGAGGTCGACCGGGAGGAGGTGGTGGACGGCCGGCTCCGCCGCTACTACCGCCTCTCCCCCAGCGGTGACGCGACGCTGGCGGCCGAGACCGAGCGGATGCGGCGCAACGTCGAGGCAGCCACCGCCCGGCTGCGCCGTCGCGCCGCCGCCAGGACCGGCGCGCACCTGGCGGGAGGGCTGGCATGA